From the Terriglobia bacterium genome, the window CATCCCGGCCCTGACCCACGCGGCTGCCAGAAACAAATTCAAAAATCCGTGCATCAGTCCCTTCTGACTGTCCGCATCATAGGTAAGCGGGTAAACTCCGCGCATAGGATGGTGCAAACCAGCCGTGGCCTTGAAGCCCACCCCGGCGGCGTTGCACTCCTGAACGAACTGAGCCACTTGGCTGGCGGACGGAAACATTTCCGCGCTCACGCCGCCGCACCGCACTTTGGCATATGCGCCCGACTTGCCCATGGCGGCGACAAGAGACCTTAGCTCTCCGGCGAGCGGGATTTCGCAGTAAAGATGGAGAGCGCGCGGCGTTACTGCCCTTGCCGTAACAATCTCCGCCGGGCTTCCGGCCGTTATCTCGATGCTGTCAAAGAGCGCTCCTGAATGATTCCGATTGAAATCATCGAGCTGTCTGACGTCGTTTTCGGGATCCGTGGCAAGCAGGCTCAGGCGCCAGACCGCTGACGAGCCGGGCGGCGGCAGCAGAGGCGCCGACTCCCGCTCGAACTCCTCCAGCCTGAGAACAGGAACGACGAAACGGCCGAGGACCCAGGAAAAAGGAATGCCCTGGTAGTGCGCATAGTTGTGCACTGCGGCAGCCATGGGAAGAAACGCAGGCGGGAAAAGGCCGGCATAGTCGATGAGCCCGGCCAGGAGCGTGCGTGCGGATGCATGCATCTCGCCGGTCTCACCCGCTACACCATTTCCTCGTCGAACATCTGCTCCTTCTGGTGCCATAACGTATAGGTGAGGCCAACCTTGTATTCATGGGGCATGTGCAGGCGCCGATAGCTGTCATGCAGGTGCGCCAGCTGATCGATGCGCCGGGCGCGAATTTCTCTCAGGGCGGGAAAGTCGTATACCAATTCTCCGCCATCCACGACTGGACAAAGCAGTTCCACCCGGGTGCAGGAGTCCAGTTTTTTGCGCCGCAGTGGATTGCTCGGATCGATGATGAGGATTTCACCGTCGCCGAGATCTTCCGATCTGTGCGCCAGTGCGTCAGCTTCCATAAGCCCGTCGGCGCCATGGAAGCGAATCACTTTCTTGAAGCCCGGGTTGGTCATCTTTTCCGGGTTGCTGCTGAGTTTGATCTTGGGATGGCCGTTGTGTTCCACCATTTTGTAAACCCCGCCCAGGGCGCAGCCGTCCTCTCCACTGGCAGTCACGAGCTTGGTCCCGACGCCCCAGATATCTATGCAGCCGCCTTGCGCCAGAATCTCAGTGATCACAAATTCGTCCAGCTCGTTCGATGCTACAATTTTGACATAACTGAGCCCGGCCTTATCCAGCATCTCACGGGCCCGCTTGCTCAGGAAGGCAAGATCACCGCTGTCCAAGCGGATGCCCATCAGTCGATGTCCCTTCTCTTCCAGTTCTTTGGCGACCCGAATCGCGTTGGGAACGCCGCTCTCCAGGACATCATAGGTGTCCACAAGCAGCACGCAGTCATCCGGGAACGAATGCGCATATGCACGGAACGCTTCCAGTTCTCCAGGAAACGACTGAACCCAGCTGTGGGCGTGCGTCCCGGTGGCGTGGATTCCAAGCAGGGCTGCTCCTTTGACGTTGGAAGTCGCGTCGGCACCGCCGATGAAAGCAGCCCGGCACGCGCTCAGCGCGCCGTTCGGCCCGTGTGCCCGGCGCAGCCCGAACTCGACCACCGTGCCGTGATGGGAGGCCTCCCACATGCGTGAGGCCTTGGTAGCCACGAGGGTCTGGAAATTGATGTGGCAGAGGAGGATCGTCTCCACCAGCTGACATTCGATCAAGTTGCCCCGGACCTGCAGCAGGGGCTCGTTGGGAAAAACCACGCTGCCTTCGGGAATAGCCCAGAGATTGCCCCGGAAACGGTAGCCCGAGAGGTACTTGAGGAAACCTTCGGAGAAAAGCGGAGTACGGGTCGATGACCGGAGCGAGCGAAGATAACCGAGATCTGCTTCGCTGAATCGCACGGCCAGGACGGCCCGGACCGCATCCTCCAGGCCGGCGGCGACGGCATAGCCGCCGCGAAAAGGATTATGTCGAAAGTAAAGGTCAAAGGTGGCGGTGTCGTCGGCTTTGCCATGATCAAAATAGCCCGCGCCCATGGTGAGTTCGTATAGATCTGTAAGCAGGGCGTCCGTGACCAAGTAAACACCTCCTCAATCCTTAATAACCGAGTTTCATCGCGATGGGCATGCGCCGGCCGCTGCCGAAGGCGCGGGAAGAGACCTTCAGGCCGGGTGCAGCTTGCCGACGCTTGTATTCACTATGATAAACCATGCGCGCCACCTCTGCCGCCGTGGAGCGCGCATAGCCGCGTTTCACCACCTCGTCGATGCTCAGCTGCTCCTCGACGAAAAGCCGCAGTATCGCATCTAGAATCTCGTAGGCAGGCAGCGTGTCCTGATCCGTCTGATTGGGGCGCAGCTCTGCAGTCGGCGCACGGCGCAGGGTGTCGGCCGGGATAATCTCCCGGGAGCGGTTAATGTAATCGGCAAGCCGATAGACTTCCGTCTTGGGAACATCGGAAATCACCGCCAGTCCGCCCGCCATATCGCCATACAGGGTGCAATAGCCCACACCCAGCTCCGATTTGTTGCCGGTGCTCAGGACCAGGTGTCCGAATTTGTTCGACAACGCCATCAAGATGTTGCCGCGGATCCGCGCCTGGATGTTCTCCTCCGTGGCATCTTCCGGAAGCCCGGCAAAGGCGTGAGAGAGCACTGAGCGATACTCCTGAAAAACCGACTGAATGGGAATGACCTTAAAGCCTATGCCCAGGTTCTGAGCCAGCGCCTGCGCATCATCGTGGCTTGCCTGGGCGGAGTACACCGACGGCAGGGACACGCCCAGCACATTCTGATGGCCAAGCGCCTCGGCGGCGATGCAGGCCGTGACCGCGGAATCGATGCCGCCGCTCAGCCCGAGGACAGCCGACTTGAAACCGCATTTGCGTGCGTAGTCGCGCGTCCCCATGGCCAGGACCTCAAACAGGTTCTGCATCGGCTCCCCCTCCCGATAGCTCTGATCCAGCCCCAATTCCGGATCGACCAGCAGCAGATCCTCCTGGAAGCTCTTCCCTTGGGCGATCAGGTTTCCCGCGCGCCCGAACACGAGACTGTTGCCGTCGAAGAGCAGATCGTCGTTGCCGCCTACGAGATTTACGTACACCAGGGGGACGCGATACTTCTGGACATGGCCGAGAAGCATGCGATAGCGGACGAGCGGTTTGTACATCTCAAAAGGCGAAGAGGAGATGTTGATGAGCAGGTTGGCGCCCAGATCTACCTGATTGGAGATCGGGTTGGTATGATAGAGGCGCTGAGACCAGAAATCCTGGTCGTTCCATGCGTCTTCACAAATGGAGATTCCGATTGCGCGGCCCTGAAACGGCATCAGCCGCGCTTCACGGGATCTTTCAAAGTACCTGTCTTCATCAAAGACGTCATAGCTGGGCAGAAGCGTCTTGTGTATCACCGCTCGAATTGCGCCCTCACATAAAAAGGCGGCGGCGTTGTACAGCTCTT encodes:
- a CDS encoding NAD+ synthase; translation: MKIALVQMNTTVGDIHGNRDGVLQAMTKAERMGADIGVFPELCLTGYPPRDLLSLHGFVESNLQALQELAVHSGRMGAIVGFVDRNREPEGKELYNAAAFLCEGAIRAVIHKTLLPSYDVFDEDRYFERSREARLMPFQGRAIGISICEDAWNDQDFWSQRLYHTNPISNQVDLGANLLINISSSPFEMYKPLVRYRMLLGHVQKYRVPLVYVNLVGGNDDLLFDGNSLVFGRAGNLIAQGKSFQEDLLLVDPELGLDQSYREGEPMQNLFEVLAMGTRDYARKCGFKSAVLGLSGGIDSAVTACIAAEALGHQNVLGVSLPSVYSAQASHDDAQALAQNLGIGFKVIPIQSVFQEYRSVLSHAFAGLPEDATEENIQARIRGNILMALSNKFGHLVLSTGNKSELGVGYCTLYGDMAGGLAVISDVPKTEVYRLADYINRSREIIPADTLRRAPTAELRPNQTDQDTLPAYEILDAILRLFVEEQLSIDEVVKRGYARSTAAEVARMVYHSEYKRRQAAPGLKVSSRAFGSGRRMPIAMKLGY
- a CDS encoding nicotinate phosphoribosyltransferase: MVTDALLTDLYELTMGAGYFDHGKADDTATFDLYFRHNPFRGGYAVAAGLEDAVRAVLAVRFSEADLGYLRSLRSSTRTPLFSEGFLKYLSGYRFRGNLWAIPEGSVVFPNEPLLQVRGNLIECQLVETILLCHINFQTLVATKASRMWEASHHGTVVEFGLRRAHGPNGALSACRAAFIGGADATSNVKGAALLGIHATGTHAHSWVQSFPGELEAFRAYAHSFPDDCVLLVDTYDVLESGVPNAIRVAKELEEKGHRLMGIRLDSGDLAFLSKRAREMLDKAGLSYVKIVASNELDEFVITEILAQGGCIDIWGVGTKLVTASGEDGCALGGVYKMVEHNGHPKIKLSSNPEKMTNPGFKKVIRFHGADGLMEADALAHRSEDLGDGEILIIDPSNPLRRKKLDSCTRVELLCPVVDGGELVYDFPALREIRARRIDQLAHLHDSYRRLHMPHEYKVGLTYTLWHQKEQMFDEEMV